A stretch of DNA from Microlunatus sp. Gsoil 973:
CTGATCCATCAACTCGTTGGCTCTCCAGCCGTCGGTGAAGGTCGGATAGCTGCCGGTGCGGTGCCCGTTGATGTCGGCAGCGAAATCCTTGATCAAGTGATCCCACCCCGACTGGATCGGATTCTCCTCGGCTGTGAACGGGACCTCCGTCCACTGATCACTCGCCGCGCTCCGGTACGACATCCGGCTGAACCATGGTGCGTCATCGAGTTGGATGGAGCCCTTCGTCCCGTGCACCGCGAGGTAGCCGACATGTCGGGTGGCAGTGAAGGCGGCCAGATGGAACAGCGCCGTGATCATTCGTCCGCCGGGCAGCTCGATGCCGATGACGGCGGTCGCCGTCATGTCGGCGTCGTTCTCCCGCCATGGGCCGTGGGCGGCCTCGTCGGGGTCGATCGGGGTCCACAACCGGAAGTCGTGGACGGGCGGGCCGACCGGAACACGATCCACGACCACGTCGGTGTGGCCGATCGCCCACACCGCCTTGCCGCCCGAGACGTACTCGGCCTGGACAAGACCATGCGGCATACCGTTCATCAGCATGCCGCCGCCCGCCTCCAGGCTGTGCACCCAGCAGTACGGAAGGAGCGGTGGCAGGTTCATGTGGACCACCACCTCGATCTCGCGCAGCTCGCCGATGGCGTCCTCGATCACCAGGTCCCTGGCCTTGACGAGTCCCGGTGTGTACCGGCTCGTCCCGCCATAGGCATGTCTCACACCGGCTCCCTCGACCGCGTCGAGCATCCGGCGAGCCTCAGGTCCGCTGCGTCCCAATGGCTTTTCACAGACCACGTGCGCGCCACGTCGCGCGGCATGCTCGACCATCTCGCGGTGCGGTCCCGCCGGCGTGGTGATCGCCACGACATCGGGTTCGAGCTCGTCGAGCGCAGCGCGCCAGTCCAGTCGTACGTCATCGATTCCGAGCCGGGCGCCCACTGCGCGCGCGGGCTCAGGACTTCGACCGCACAAGGCCACGACATCAACACCCGATCTGCGCAGAGCGGTCGCATAGCCCTCGCCGGCCCAACCGGTCCCGATCACCATCCCTCGCACTTCGACCATCCCCGTCGCAGCACCGTGACACTTCATCCACAACGACCGTACGACCTCGTTCGACCCGGCGCTTGCCGATCGCGACATCGGGCGGACTCCTGCCGAACCGAGCTGTGACTTCTGCGAGCCAGACGTCGGCCGGGCCGATGGTCGGATTCTCAGATTGGGGCGCCACTGCCTTCGACGTGGGTGATTTGACCCAGGGGACAGCTCACCCGGATGGGCAGTCCTGTCGATGAAACGGCCGGCCCACTCCCCCCTAGCGTGAGCCACACCGAGGGAGGAATCATGGAACATGTCGAGACGGTGATCATCGGCGCCGGCCAGGCCGGCCTATCCACTGCTTATCACCTGCGCCGGCGAGGCCGGGAATGCCTGGTACTGGAGAGCAACCAACGCATCGGTGACGGCTGGCGTCAGCAATGGGACACACTGCGGTTGTACTCACCGGCCAAGTTCGACGGCCTCCCGGGGATGCCCTTCCCGGCAGCGCCGTGGGCGTTCCCGAGCAAGGACGAGGTCGCCGACTACCTCGAGACGTACGCCGCCGACAACGCGCTTCCGGTGCGGCTCGGTGTCCGCGTCCGTCGGCTGTCGGCCGACGATGCCGGTGGGTTCGGGATCAGCGCCGACGGCGGGACGATCCACGCCGACCAGGTGGTGGTGGCGACCGGCACCTTCGGTCGTACGCCGAATGTGCCGGCGGCCGCCAAGGAACTCGACCCGACGATTCTGCAACTGCACTCCAGCGAGTATCGGCGGCCGAGCCAACTGCAGCCCGGTCCGGTGCTGGTCGTCGGAGCTTCTCACTCGGGCACCGACATCGCCTATGAGGTGGCGCCGCGCCATCCGACCACGCTGGTCGGCCGGGACTGTGGCGAGATCCCGGTCCGGCTGGAATCGCGGCGGATGCACGTGCTCTTCCCCGCGCTGCTGTTCATGTGGCGGCATCTGGTGACCCGACGGACGCCGCTCGGCCGCAAGGAGATGCCCGAGGTCCGGGCCCACGGCGGGCCGATGCTGCGGGTCAAGCGGGCCGATCTCGTCGCCCGCGGCGTCGTCCGCAACGAGGCCAGGGTGATCGGTGGCCGCGACGGCCTCCCGGTGCTCGCCGACGGCACGGTGATCAGCGCGACCAACGTCGTCTGGGCGACCGGGTTCCGACAGGACTTCGACTGGATCGACCTGCCCGTCTTCGGCGACGACGGCTATCCGCGGGAATACCGCGGTGTGGTGGCGTCCGCGCCCGGTCTGTTCTTCTGTGGCCTGTCGTTCCAGTACGCGTTCTCCTCGATGCTGCTGGCCGGAGTCGGACGGGACGCCGAACTGGTGGCCCGACGGATCGCCGAACGAGCCGGGCGGCCCGCCGTCCGGACTACCCGAGGACAGGCCGCGGCAGCCTGAACCTGGATCCACCGGAGGGCGTCCGCCGCGGGTATCGTGACGCGCAGGAGGTCCGGCCATGGGCTTCGTCGACGAACTCATACGGGCGCGCGAGGACTACGAGCGCGGCGACTGGGCCCGCGCGCTCGACACCTGGTCGGGCCTCGACGCCGACGAGATGGATGCTTCGGACCTGCGCGCGGCAGCAGCCTCCGCCTACCTGCTCGGCCGGGTCGCTGCCGCGATCGACTACTACCAGCGTGGGTTCCGGCTGAGCAACGGCACCGGTGATCCGGCGGGCGCGGCACGCTGCGCATTCCATCTGTCGATGATCCACGCCACTGCCGGCGAGCCGTCACTCGCCGCGGGTTGGACGGCTCGGGCGGCCCAGGTCGTCGGAGGGCTCGACGACGACGCCGTCGAACAGGGCTACCTCGCCTTCCTGGTGATGTTCCAACACCTGGCGGAGAGGGCTTGGCCGACTGCTGCCGCACTCGCCGCCCGCGCGACCGGGCTCGGCCGGCTGCATCGCGATCCCGATCTGCTGGCGCTCGGGCTGTGTTCAATGGGCCGGATCGACATCTATTCCGGCCGGGTCGACGACGGGCTGACGGCCCTCGACGAGGCGATGGCCGTGCTGACGGCCGGCGAGGTGTCCCCTGGGGTCTGCGGGAACGTCTACTGCACCGCCATCGAGGGCTGTCAGGAGATCGCGGAGTTCGGCCGGGTGGCGGAGTGGACGTCGGCGCTCCACCGCTGGTGCGCCGCCCTGCCCGGGCTGGTCACCTTCACCGGGCAATGCTCGGTCCACCGTGGCCAGGTGATGCGGCTGCGCGGTGCGTTCGCTCAGGCTCTCGACGAGTTCGAGCACGCGATCGAGCGGTATCGACACGCAGACTCGCTGCCGGCCGCCGGTTTGGCGGAGTCGGAACGCGGAGATGTCCTCCGGGTGATGGGTGACTACACGGCCGCGGACGCCGCCTACCAACGGTCGGCCGAGCTGGGCCTCGACCCGCAACCCGGGCTCGCGCTGCTCTGGCTGGCCACCGGGCGGCCGGAAGCCGCCGTCGGGGCCGTCCGCCGGCTGCTCGCCGAGCAGACCGAGCCGACGGCTGGCTGCCGGCTGCTGCCCGCCGCCGTCGAGGTCCTGCTTGCCGCCGGGTCCGTCGAGGAGGCTCGGACCGCCGCGACCGCACTCGATGAGGTGGCGACCCGGTTGGGGACCTCCGCCGTGCAGGCGATGGCCGCCTACGCCGATGGTGCCGTGGAACTGGCGGTCGGCGATGCCGCGGGATCACTGCCGTACCTCCGCAAGGCTGCTCAGTTGTGGGGGCGGGTGGACAGCCCGTACGAGGTCGCTCGCACCCGGGTGCTGATCGGCCGCGCACTCGGCACAATGGGCGACGGCGGCTCAGCCGAGACCGAGTTCCGCACCGCCACGGCGACCTTCGCTGCCCTCGGTGCCGCACCCGCGGCGGCCGAGACCGAGCGGCTGCTCCTTCCCGACACACCCCCGGGAGGGCTGACGGTCCGCGAGGCCCAGGTCCTCCGGTTGGTCGCGGAGGGCCGCAGCAACGCCGCGATCGCGACCGAACTGGTGCTCAGCGAGAAGACGGTGGCCCGGCACCTGTCCAACATCTTCACCAAGCTCGACGTCGGCTCCCGGACCGCTGCCGCCGCCTACGCCTTCGAGCACCACCTCATCTGAAACCACTCACCGACCCGACGCGGCGCGGCGGCACGACCTCACGGCTTGCGACCAACGACGGCGCCGTTCGCTCCTGCCGCCTCGAACCAGACGGTGCGAGTGTCCTGGAACCCCAGGTCGTCCAGCCACCGTCGGTACTCGGCCGGCGTGTAGTTGCGGCCCTCTGTCTCGACCAGCATGTTCAGGCTCATCATGGCGGCGGCCGGCGGACCGGTCCGTTCATCGTTGACCAGCAACTCCGAGATGATCACCTGCCCGCCCCCGGGCAGGGCTTCCCAGCATTTTCCGAGGATCGAACGGCAGTCGTCCTCCGCCCAGTCATGCAAGATCATCGACAACAGGATCGTGTCATGACCCGCCGGCAACGAGGGGTCGGCGAAGAAGTCGCCGGCCGTCGTCTGGATCCTCTCGGCGAGACCCGCTTCCTTGATCTTTCGGGCCGCGATCTCGCAGACCATCGGCAGTTCGAAGACTGTCGCGGTCAGGCCGGGA
This window harbors:
- a CDS encoding Gfo/Idh/MocA family protein, translated to MSRSASAGSNEVVRSLWMKCHGAATGMVEVRGMVIGTGWAGEGYATALRRSGVDVVALCGRSPEPARAVGARLGIDDVRLDWRAALDELEPDVVAITTPAGPHREMVEHAARRGAHVVCEKPLGRSGPEARRMLDAVEGAGVRHAYGGTSRYTPGLVKARDLVIEDAIGELREIEVVVHMNLPPLLPYCWVHSLEAGGGMLMNGMPHGLVQAEYVSGGKAVWAIGHTDVVVDRVPVGPPVHDFRLWTPIDPDEAAHGPWRENDADMTATAVIGIELPGGRMITALFHLAAFTATRHVGYLAVHGTKGSIQLDDAPWFSRMSYRSAASDQWTEVPFTAEENPIQSGWDHLIKDFAADINGHRTGSYPTFTDGWRANELMDQVRASRPTAAHQPA
- a CDS encoding NAD(P)/FAD-dependent oxidoreductase, yielding MEHVETVIIGAGQAGLSTAYHLRRRGRECLVLESNQRIGDGWRQQWDTLRLYSPAKFDGLPGMPFPAAPWAFPSKDEVADYLETYAADNALPVRLGVRVRRLSADDAGGFGISADGGTIHADQVVVATGTFGRTPNVPAAAKELDPTILQLHSSEYRRPSQLQPGPVLVVGASHSGTDIAYEVAPRHPTTLVGRDCGEIPVRLESRRMHVLFPALLFMWRHLVTRRTPLGRKEMPEVRAHGGPMLRVKRADLVARGVVRNEARVIGGRDGLPVLADGTVISATNVVWATGFRQDFDWIDLPVFGDDGYPREYRGVVASAPGLFFCGLSFQYAFSSMLLAGVGRDAELVARRIAERAGRPAVRTTRGQAAAA
- a CDS encoding LuxR family transcriptional regulator, which gives rise to MGFVDELIRAREDYERGDWARALDTWSGLDADEMDASDLRAAAASAYLLGRVAAAIDYYQRGFRLSNGTGDPAGAARCAFHLSMIHATAGEPSLAAGWTARAAQVVGGLDDDAVEQGYLAFLVMFQHLAERAWPTAAALAARATGLGRLHRDPDLLALGLCSMGRIDIYSGRVDDGLTALDEAMAVLTAGEVSPGVCGNVYCTAIEGCQEIAEFGRVAEWTSALHRWCAALPGLVTFTGQCSVHRGQVMRLRGAFAQALDEFEHAIERYRHADSLPAAGLAESERGDVLRVMGDYTAADAAYQRSAELGLDPQPGLALLWLATGRPEAAVGAVRRLLAEQTEPTAGCRLLPAAVEVLLAAGSVEEARTAATALDEVATRLGTSAVQAMAAYADGAVELAVGDAAGSLPYLRKAAQLWGRVDSPYEVARTRVLIGRALGTMGDGGSAETEFRTATATFAALGAAPAAAETERLLLPDTPPGGLTVREAQVLRLVAEGRSNAAIATELVLSEKTVARHLSNIFTKLDVGSRTAAAAYAFEHHLI